Proteins encoded by one window of Acaryochloris thomasi RCC1774:
- a CDS encoding AbrB family transcriptional regulator — MAKKTAAKKQDIQPLVGKELLNKIKSLSHLSKREKAKECGYEIDGRVNLSSFMSAILEAKGISLDGEVNGDGRGREATYRVKVHKNGQIVIGATYTEKMELQTGDEFEIKLGYKHIHLVQITDDA, encoded by the coding sequence ATGGCGAAGAAAACAGCAGCAAAGAAACAAGACATTCAGCCCTTAGTCGGCAAAGAACTACTCAACAAGATCAAAAGCTTATCCCACCTTTCTAAACGTGAAAAAGCAAAGGAATGTGGCTATGAGATCGATGGGCGAGTCAACCTAAGTAGTTTTATGAGTGCCATCTTGGAGGCCAAGGGCATTTCTCTAGATGGTGAAGTTAATGGCGATGGTAGAGGGCGAGAGGCCACCTATCGGGTCAAAGTTCACAAGAATGGGCAGATTGTGATCGGGGCTACCTATACCGAGAAGATGGAACTACAAACCGGAGATGAGTTTGAAATCAAGCTGGGGTACAAGCACATCCATCTGGTTCAGATCACCGATGACGCCTGA